One Sneathiella sp. P13V-1 genomic region harbors:
- a CDS encoding serine hydrolase domain-containing protein, with protein MKITQRPELMGMSTERLENITSWMERYVEAGKLPGAQALVSRRGEVVYSNWTGLRDVERNKMWEGDTIARFYSMTKPISSFALMTLYEKGLFHLDDPIEDFIPAFKDMRVLRENAQSIDDTVPCEVKPTIHHLLTHCSGLTYDFNLGVLETEYADQKINFGPRGGTLEEKINHLATLPLKFQPGARWNYSVSTDVIGRLVEVISGKPLDLYLQEMIIDPLGMSDTSFAIENVNADRLAASYTPTDKGLLTLVDDPEKSIYEQGTVTCFSGGGGLLSTVPDYLKYADMIRMRGECDAGRILGPRTVEFIIQNQLPGDLASMGQPVFSEVSFAGVGFGLAGWVMLEPTKAQMMGSTGDFGWGGMASTVFWVDPVEDLIVIFATQLLPSSYYPIRKELRALVYQAIID; from the coding sequence ATGAAAATCACGCAACGACCAGAACTTATGGGCATGTCTACGGAGCGCCTCGAAAATATCACATCTTGGATGGAGCGGTATGTCGAGGCAGGAAAACTTCCAGGTGCACAGGCTTTGGTTAGCCGCCGCGGAGAGGTGGTCTACTCCAATTGGACTGGTTTGCGTGATGTTGAGCGGAATAAAATGTGGGAAGGGGACACCATTGCCCGCTTTTATTCCATGACAAAGCCCATTTCTTCCTTCGCTTTAATGACGCTTTATGAAAAAGGGTTGTTCCATCTGGATGACCCAATAGAAGATTTCATTCCAGCTTTTAAAGATATGAGAGTGTTGCGCGAAAACGCGCAATCTATTGATGATACGGTTCCTTGCGAGGTGAAGCCGACAATTCATCATCTTCTTACCCATTGTTCAGGTTTGACATACGATTTTAATCTGGGAGTTCTGGAGACAGAATACGCGGATCAAAAAATTAATTTCGGGCCGCGAGGGGGAACCCTGGAAGAGAAAATCAATCATCTTGCAACGCTCCCCTTAAAATTCCAACCAGGTGCAAGATGGAATTACAGCGTTTCAACTGACGTGATTGGGCGATTGGTTGAAGTGATCAGTGGTAAGCCTCTGGACCTGTATCTTCAAGAGATGATCATTGATCCTCTCGGAATGTCGGATACCTCATTCGCTATCGAAAATGTCAATGCGGATCGATTGGCAGCGAGTTATACGCCGACTGACAAAGGCCTCCTGACGCTTGTAGATGATCCTGAAAAAAGCATTTATGAGCAGGGAACAGTAACCTGTTTCTCTGGTGGCGGTGGATTATTGAGTACCGTTCCGGATTATCTGAAATATGCAGATATGATCCGGATGCGCGGCGAATGTGACGCGGGACGGATATTAGGCCCCCGTACCGTTGAATTTATTATACAGAACCAGCTTCCCGGTGATTTGGCCTCTATGGGACAGCCCGTGTTTTCCGAGGTGTCTTTCGCGGGTGTTGGGTTTGGCCTCGCCGGCTGGGTGATGCTGGAGCCAACGAAGGCCCAAATGATGGGGTCAACCGGTGATTTTGGATGGGGCGGGATGGCAAGCACCGTCTTCTGGGTTGATCCGGTTGAAGATCTTATCGTGATTTTTGCGACCCAGCTTTTGCCATCCAGTTATTATCCAATTCGTAAGGAATTGAGAGCGTTAGTCTATCAGGCGATTATCGATTGA
- a CDS encoding fumarylacetoacetate hydrolase family protein yields the protein MKLIRFGEAGAEKPGVLDQEGRIRSLEGKVADIDSSILGDEALEELKAIDPTSLPLVDEGVRIGACVGNVGKLICIGLNYSDHAEETGNPIPEEPIVFAKATTSICGPNDDIEIPRGSVKTDWEVELGVVIGKRAKYVSKDEALDYVAGYCAVNDVSERAFQTERSGQWIKGKSHDTFAPMGPWMVTKDEIADPQNLSMWLDVDGKRYQNGTTQTMIFDVTTIVSYLSQFMTLMPGDVISTGTPPGVGMGIKPEPVYLKVGQKIEMEVEGLGRQSQMTIEARP from the coding sequence ATGAAATTGATCAGATTTGGCGAAGCCGGCGCAGAAAAACCAGGCGTTTTGGATCAAGAGGGGCGGATTAGAAGCCTTGAAGGAAAAGTTGCGGATATTGATAGCAGCATTCTGGGGGATGAGGCGCTTGAAGAACTGAAAGCAATTGACCCAACATCCTTACCACTTGTCGATGAAGGTGTTCGTATTGGAGCCTGTGTTGGGAATGTGGGTAAACTTATCTGTATTGGTCTGAATTATTCTGATCATGCTGAAGAGACCGGCAACCCGATCCCAGAAGAGCCTATCGTGTTTGCAAAAGCAACCACTTCCATCTGTGGGCCAAACGATGATATCGAAATCCCACGTGGCTCTGTGAAAACCGACTGGGAAGTTGAACTTGGTGTTGTGATTGGCAAGCGCGCCAAGTATGTCTCCAAGGACGAGGCTTTGGATTATGTGGCCGGATATTGTGCGGTCAACGACGTGTCAGAACGCGCATTTCAGACAGAGCGTTCTGGTCAATGGATCAAAGGTAAGAGCCATGACACATTTGCGCCAATGGGACCGTGGATGGTGACAAAAGACGAGATCGCGGATCCACAGAACCTTTCTATGTGGCTTGATGTTGATGGAAAACGTTATCAGAATGGTACGACACAGACCATGATCTTTGATGTGACGACAATAGTGTCATATCTCAGCCAGTTTATGACTCTGATGCCAGGCGATGTGATCTCAACTGGAACACCTCCAGGAGTAGGTATGGGCATAAAGCCAGAACCGGTTTACTTGAAAGTTGGTCAGAAAATTGAAATGGAAGTTGAAGGGCTTGGTCGTCAGTCGCAAATGACAATCGAGGCGCGCCCTTAA
- a CDS encoding sulfite exporter TauE/SafE family protein, which translates to MLADLINAINPFHLAVICAAFFCGGLVKGTSSFGLPTVSVPILITVLPLPTALAVLAVPLVLSNVFQMIVSGGIKAAIKRHWPLYLAILLTLPIGVYFLAIADISLLTIILGVALVIVTSLELFGIPLTFLKKHENIYGPIIGVVSGIIGGMTSLFAILPIFFMVALGLEKEKFVSAVSVMLCSGSVLLAICLQRTDNLGSLELLYGVIGMIPIIIGIWLGTKLRDRVDQVKFRKFVLGLIFVIGLSMIYRAV; encoded by the coding sequence ATGCTCGCTGATCTTATCAATGCAATAAATCCGTTTCATCTTGCCGTAATCTGTGCAGCTTTTTTTTGCGGCGGCTTAGTTAAGGGGACATCTTCTTTCGGGCTTCCTACTGTTTCCGTTCCAATACTTATCACTGTACTCCCACTTCCCACAGCTCTCGCCGTGCTCGCTGTTCCCTTGGTGCTGAGCAATGTCTTCCAGATGATTGTTTCGGGCGGAATTAAGGCCGCTATTAAACGACATTGGCCACTTTATCTTGCCATCCTTCTCACACTGCCGATCGGGGTATATTTCCTCGCCATCGCAGATATATCGCTCCTCACGATTATTCTGGGCGTAGCGTTGGTGATTGTGACCTCTCTTGAGCTATTCGGCATTCCACTAACCTTCCTGAAAAAACATGAAAATATCTACGGCCCTATCATAGGTGTGGTCTCTGGCATCATAGGGGGGATGACATCTCTTTTTGCCATATTACCGATTTTTTTCATGGTGGCATTAGGGTTGGAAAAAGAGAAATTTGTCTCAGCCGTCAGCGTCATGCTGTGCTCTGGCAGTGTACTTCTCGCCATTTGCCTTCAGCGTACCGATAACCTCGGGTCATTAGAATTACTATATGGCGTCATTGGCATGATCCCCATCATTATCGGGATATGGCTTGGCACGAAACTCCGCGACCGAGTTGATCAGGTGAAATTTCGCAAGTTCGTATTGGGGCTTATTTTTGTGATTGGCCTGTCGATGATCTACCGAGCTGTTTAG
- a CDS encoding sensor histidine kinase, with the protein MPSSVVLTVSFLYLGLLFAIAHYVDNRAGIRRLMSRNPYVYTLSIAVFCTSWTFYGSVGRAATTGLDFLPIYLGPTLVFVFWPFIWIKIIRICKQHRITSIADFVSSRYGKRASIGGLVTIIAVIGTMPYISLQLKSIATSFRILVTSSGGGRVPEIPADPIFFMDTTLIVAIALALFSILFGTRHIDASEHHEGLVAAIAFESLVKLVAFLTVGIFVTYGIFDGFGDIFERAFVDPALQSLFTISDGEGYSLWVTMTLLSMAAIVCLPRQFYITAVENAEEEYLRKAAWLFPAYLLIINIFVLPIALGGRLAFASTPVDADMFVLTLPLYYDHGMISLIAFIGGLSAATSMVIVAAIALATMVCNDLIMPLVLRSRWFQVRQQEDLTGLLLAIRRTSIFLILILGYGYYRFASESYSLVTIGLVSFAGAAQFAPAIIGGIFWQNATFKGALVGLLMGFAVWMYTLFLPSLAQSGWLPFSFISHGPFGIEWLKPYSLFGMEGFDRLTHALFWSMVANIGSYWVVSLLTQQAAIERIQAKLFVDVFRLTERGSDSSYWRGTATVGELQALVGRFVGVRRVEEAFEKYASENDLVLRKGQSVDSALLEYAERLLAGSIGSATARVLIGSIVKGEIVSLDEVYRILDETSQVIEYSHELEQKSAALQAATDQLQMANTRLQELDSLKDDFLSMVSHELRTPLTSLKAFGEILQDNPGVSSEERDQFLGVIITESDRLTRLIDQLLDLAKMEAGRMDWSLEEVDVADAIKDGVKALQGLVTEHKIELFLDIPDFLPTVHADRDQLIQVVINLISNAVKFCDPSGGKIWLKVRSDQGSVLVSVEDNGLGVPAPLKEKIFERFHQSVGISGAKPQGSGLGLAICRQIVTYLGGEIWVENMSKGGARFMFTVPIPEQNTTAIAGE; encoded by the coding sequence ATGCCAAGTAGTGTTGTTCTCACCGTCTCTTTTCTTTATTTGGGCCTCTTGTTTGCCATTGCCCATTATGTGGATAATCGCGCGGGCATCAGGCGTCTCATGTCCCGTAATCCTTATGTTTATACCTTATCCATTGCTGTTTTTTGTACGTCCTGGACGTTTTATGGAAGTGTGGGGCGGGCCGCGACCACCGGCCTTGATTTCCTGCCGATTTATTTAGGGCCAACCCTCGTTTTTGTCTTCTGGCCTTTCATCTGGATTAAAATTATTCGGATCTGCAAACAGCATCGCATCACTTCAATCGCAGACTTCGTCTCTTCCCGTTATGGCAAACGAGCGTCTATTGGCGGTTTGGTCACCATCATCGCGGTGATTGGTACGATGCCGTATATTTCACTTCAGCTTAAGTCCATTGCGACAAGTTTCCGTATTTTGGTGACGTCATCTGGCGGGGGCAGGGTGCCTGAAATTCCTGCGGACCCTATTTTCTTTATGGATACCACATTGATTGTCGCGATTGCCCTTGCGTTGTTTTCGATCCTTTTTGGAACCCGGCATATCGATGCAAGTGAGCATCATGAAGGCCTTGTCGCAGCCATTGCCTTTGAAAGTCTTGTGAAGCTGGTGGCGTTCTTAACCGTTGGTATCTTTGTTACCTATGGTATTTTTGATGGATTTGGGGATATTTTTGAACGTGCCTTTGTCGATCCGGCACTTCAATCGCTTTTCACCATCAGTGATGGTGAGGGGTATAGTTTGTGGGTGACCATGACGTTGCTCTCAATGGCGGCGATTGTCTGTTTGCCGCGGCAGTTCTACATTACCGCAGTCGAGAACGCGGAAGAAGAGTATCTTCGTAAGGCCGCATGGTTGTTCCCGGCCTATCTGCTGATCATTAATATCTTCGTCCTTCCAATTGCACTTGGAGGACGTTTGGCTTTTGCCAGCACACCGGTCGACGCTGACATGTTTGTACTGACACTACCGCTTTACTATGACCATGGGATGATATCATTGATTGCCTTTATCGGAGGGTTATCCGCGGCAACTTCCATGGTGATTGTGGCTGCGATCGCTCTGGCGACAATGGTCTGCAATGATTTGATCATGCCACTTGTTCTTAGATCCCGCTGGTTTCAGGTAAGGCAGCAAGAAGACCTCACCGGTCTTCTGCTGGCGATCCGCCGAACCAGTATTTTCCTTATTTTGATCTTGGGATATGGATACTACCGTTTCGCAAGTGAAAGCTACTCGCTTGTAACCATTGGTCTAGTATCATTTGCCGGTGCTGCTCAGTTCGCGCCAGCTATTATCGGCGGTATTTTCTGGCAGAATGCGACTTTTAAAGGGGCTTTGGTAGGGCTTTTGATGGGGTTTGCGGTGTGGATGTATACTTTGTTCCTACCATCGCTTGCGCAATCCGGTTGGCTACCCTTTAGCTTTATCAGTCACGGTCCTTTTGGAATAGAGTGGCTCAAGCCTTACTCTCTATTTGGGATGGAAGGATTTGATCGCTTAACCCATGCTTTGTTCTGGAGCATGGTCGCCAATATCGGTAGCTACTGGGTGGTGTCGTTGCTCACTCAACAGGCAGCCATTGAACGCATTCAAGCCAAATTGTTTGTTGATGTCTTCCGTCTGACCGAACGGGGAAGTGACAGCAGTTATTGGCGCGGCACCGCAACAGTTGGAGAGCTACAGGCGCTTGTTGGCCGGTTTGTTGGTGTGCGGCGTGTTGAAGAGGCTTTTGAAAAATACGCATCTGAAAATGATCTCGTACTTCGAAAAGGGCAGAGTGTGGATTCAGCGCTATTGGAATATGCGGAACGGTTGCTTGCCGGCTCGATTGGTTCTGCGACGGCACGCGTTCTGATTGGATCCATCGTTAAGGGTGAAATCGTTAGTCTTGACGAGGTGTATCGTATTTTGGATGAGACCAGTCAGGTCATCGAATATAGCCATGAACTTGAGCAGAAATCTGCGGCACTTCAAGCTGCTACAGATCAACTTCAAATGGCAAACACCCGCCTTCAGGAACTGGACAGCCTGAAAGATGATTTCTTATCCATGGTGAGCCATGAACTGCGTACTCCTCTAACAAGTTTGAAGGCGTTTGGTGAGATTCTACAGGATAACCCTGGGGTCAGTAGCGAAGAGCGGGATCAATTCTTGGGTGTGATAATCACGGAAAGTGACCGCCTTACCCGACTTATTGATCAATTGCTGGACTTGGCCAAAATGGAAGCAGGGCGAATGGATTGGTCACTGGAAGAAGTCGATGTGGCGGATGCCATTAAAGATGGTGTGAAAGCGCTGCAGGGCCTGGTGACAGAGCATAAGATTGAGTTGTTCCTTGATATACCGGATTTTCTGCCAACTGTTCACGCGGATAGAGATCAATTAATTCAAGTCGTAATCAACTTGATTTCCAATGCGGTTAAATTCTGTGATCCATCTGGAGGAAAAATCTGGCTGAAGGTTAGAAGTGATCAAGGTAGCGTGCTTGTTTCCGTGGAAGATAACGGTCTGGGAGTTCCTGCTCCGCTTAAAGAGAAAATTTTTGAACGCTTTCATCAAAGTGTTGGTATTAGTGGGGCGAAGCCACAAGGGTCAGGGCTTGGGCTTGCTATCTGTCGTCAGATTGTCACCTATTTAGGTGGTGAAATCTGGGTCGAAAACATGTCAAAAGGCGGTGCGCGCTTTATGTTTACTGTTCCTATCCCAGAACAGAATACTACTGCAATTGCAGGTGAATAA
- a CDS encoding response regulator transcription factor, translated as MSYTALVVEDEPNIVLSLQFIMRQLGFAVRVASDGEQALRAIEDYVPDIVLLDIMLPKQDGFSVCEQIRRNPACQNLKIIMLSAKSRDADREKAIALGADEFMTKPFSTRNLGEAVKRLVGMEGQVG; from the coding sequence ATGTCATATACTGCACTTGTTGTAGAAGATGAGCCAAACATCGTGCTGTCGCTTCAGTTTATTATGAGGCAGTTGGGCTTTGCGGTCCGGGTTGCCTCTGACGGAGAGCAGGCACTGAGAGCTATCGAGGATTATGTTCCAGATATTGTTCTGCTGGATATCATGTTGCCGAAACAGGATGGATTTTCGGTATGTGAACAAATCCGGCGAAACCCGGCTTGTCAGAATTTAAAGATTATCATGCTTTCGGCGAAAAGTCGGGATGCGGATAGAGAGAAAGCTATTGCTTTGGGGGCAGATGAGTTCATGACAAAACCGTTCTCCACGAGAAATCTTGGAGAGGCCGTGAAGCGTCTGGTCGGGATGGAAGGTCAAGTAGGGTAA
- the acs gene encoding acetate--CoA ligase, with amino-acid sequence MSDREVYPVPEELAKSAWVDNAKYQEMYDASIKDPEAFWGEHGKRVDWIKPYTKVKDVSFDAEDLHIKWFYDGTLNVSANCIDRHLETRGDQTAIIWEGDEPDQDMKLTYRELHKLVCKFSNVLKAQGVKKGDRVTIYLPMIVEAAVAMLACARIGAVHSVVFGGFSPEALAGRISDCDSNCVITADEGIRGGRLIPLKANTDEGIDHSGKDVKCIVVKHTGNDINWVEGRDVWYHEAMAEASEDCAPEEMNAEDPLFILYTSGSTGQPKGVMHTCGGYIVYASMTHQYVFDYHDGDIYWCTADVGWVTGHSYILYGPLANGATTLMFEGVPNYPTMSRFWDVCDKHNVNIFYTAPTAIRALMQAGDDPVKSTSRKSLRLLGSVGEPINPEAWRWYHDVVGDGRCQIVDTWWQTETGGILITPLPGATDLKPGSATRPFFGVEPLMVDNDGNVLEGECEGVLCIKDSWPGQMRTVYGDHERFIQTYFSNFKGRYFSGDGARRDADGYYWITGRVDDVINVSGHRMGTAEVESALVAHENVSEAAVVGYPHDIKGQGIYAYVTLNAGVEPSDDLRKDLVKWVRHEIGPIASPDLIQWAPGLPKTRSGKIMRRILRKIAENDYGSLGDTSTLAEPAVVDELIENRMNR; translated from the coding sequence ATGTCTGACAGAGAAGTCTATCCGGTACCGGAAGAGCTGGCGAAATCCGCGTGGGTGGATAATGCGAAATATCAGGAAATGTATGACGCCTCCATCAAGGATCCAGAAGCGTTCTGGGGAGAACATGGTAAGCGCGTTGACTGGATAAAACCTTACACAAAGGTCAAAGATGTTTCTTTCGATGCTGAAGATCTTCACATTAAATGGTTCTATGACGGTACGTTGAACGTCAGTGCCAACTGTATCGACCGCCATTTGGAAACACGCGGTGATCAAACAGCGATTATCTGGGAAGGGGATGAACCTGATCAGGATATGAAGCTCACTTATAGAGAGCTCCATAAGCTGGTTTGTAAATTCTCCAATGTTTTGAAGGCGCAAGGCGTTAAAAAAGGCGACCGTGTCACCATTTATCTGCCGATGATCGTAGAAGCGGCTGTTGCCATGCTGGCTTGTGCGCGGATTGGTGCGGTTCACTCCGTTGTGTTTGGTGGTTTCTCGCCTGAGGCTTTGGCGGGGCGTATTTCTGACTGTGACAGTAACTGTGTGATTACGGCAGATGAAGGTATCCGCGGTGGCCGTCTGATCCCACTTAAAGCCAATACGGATGAAGGCATCGACCACAGCGGGAAAGATGTGAAATGTATTGTGGTGAAGCATACCGGTAATGACATCAACTGGGTTGAAGGTCGTGATGTGTGGTATCACGAAGCGATGGCCGAAGCTTCTGAAGATTGCGCTCCGGAAGAAATGAACGCCGAAGATCCACTGTTTATTCTCTATACTTCCGGCTCCACTGGTCAGCCAAAAGGTGTGATGCATACATGTGGTGGTTATATCGTTTATGCGTCCATGACCCATCAGTATGTGTTTGATTATCATGACGGTGATATCTACTGGTGTACCGCTGATGTGGGTTGGGTGACCGGCCACAGCTATATTCTGTATGGACCGCTTGCAAATGGTGCGACAACCCTGATGTTTGAAGGGGTGCCGAACTATCCAACCATGTCCCGTTTCTGGGATGTGTGTGACAAGCACAATGTAAACATCTTCTATACGGCGCCAACGGCGATCCGTGCGTTGATGCAAGCGGGGGATGATCCTGTTAAGTCCACTTCACGTAAGTCTTTGCGCCTTCTGGGGTCTGTTGGGGAGCCGATCAATCCGGAAGCCTGGCGCTGGTATCATGATGTTGTGGGTGACGGTCGTTGCCAGATTGTGGATACATGGTGGCAGACGGAAACTGGCGGTATTCTGATCACACCGCTTCCCGGCGCTACCGACCTGAAACCAGGATCCGCAACACGCCCCTTCTTTGGTGTCGAGCCTTTGATGGTGGATAATGATGGCAATGTCCTGGAAGGTGAATGTGAAGGCGTTCTTTGCATCAAGGATAGCTGGCCAGGTCAGATGCGGACCGTTTATGGCGACCATGAACGGTTTATCCAGACTTACTTCTCTAACTTCAAGGGACGTTATTTCTCAGGTGATGGCGCGCGCCGTGATGCCGATGGGTATTACTGGATCACCGGTCGTGTCGATGATGTGATCAATGTCTCCGGTCACAGAATGGGGACGGCTGAAGTCGAAAGCGCGCTTGTGGCGCATGAAAATGTGTCAGAAGCTGCTGTTGTGGGCTATCCTCATGACATTAAGGGGCAGGGCATTTACGCTTATGTCACTTTGAATGCAGGTGTCGAACCTTCAGATGATCTTCGCAAAGACCTGGTGAAATGGGTCCGTCACGAAATTGGTCCGATTGCCTCACCTGATCTTATTCAATGGGCGCCAGGTCTTCCAAAAACACGGTCTGGAAAGATCATGCGACGAATTCTTCGCAAAATTGCCGAAAATGATTATGGCAGCCTTGGTGATACATCCACGTTAGCGGAACCTGCGGTCGTTGATGAGCTTATCGAAAACCGGATGAACCGATAA
- a CDS encoding ABC transporter ATP-binding protein, whose translation MSGDSSFFSVRDIHAYYGESYIVQGVSFDVEEGEIVALLGRNGAGKTSTLRALARVDEPMLTQGEIYLNGQAVHEMKSHEAAQAGIQLVPEDRRIIGGLTVEENLILSQVAEPIGWSLEKIYDHFPRLGERRNQEATTMSGGEQQMLAVARALARDIKILFLDEPYEGLAPVIVEEIERILMEVKKLGITTVIVEQNAVAALQLADKALILDMGKIAFRGTAKEVLEDQELRHEYLAI comes from the coding sequence ATGTCCGGTGATAGTTCATTTTTCAGTGTTCGTGATATTCACGCTTATTATGGCGAATCCTACATTGTACAAGGCGTTTCTTTCGACGTTGAAGAAGGCGAGATTGTTGCCCTTCTTGGACGTAACGGAGCGGGTAAGACTTCGACACTTAGAGCGTTGGCCCGCGTAGATGAGCCAATGCTCACCCAAGGGGAAATCTATCTTAATGGCCAAGCAGTCCACGAGATGAAATCCCACGAAGCGGCGCAAGCGGGTATTCAGCTTGTGCCGGAAGATCGCCGTATCATTGGCGGCCTCACCGTGGAAGAAAATCTGATCCTGTCACAGGTGGCAGAGCCAATCGGTTGGTCCCTTGAGAAAATTTATGATCACTTTCCACGTTTGGGCGAACGTCGGAATCAGGAAGCGACCACTATGTCTGGTGGTGAACAGCAGATGCTTGCAGTGGCGCGTGCCTTGGCCCGGGACATCAAGATTCTGTTCTTGGATGAGCCATATGAGGGTCTGGCGCCAGTTATCGTTGAAGAGATTGAGCGTATTCTGATGGAAGTTAAAAAGCTCGGCATCACGACGGTTATTGTGGAGCAAAACGCTGTGGCGGCCTTGCAGCTTGCTGACAAGGCGCTGATTTTGGATATGGGTAAGATTGCCTTCCGCGGAACTGCAAAAGAAGTTCTGGAAGATCAGGAATTGCGTCACGAATACCTGGCAATCTGA